CCTGAAAGGATCACACTGTGATCTCCTATATGAATATCTAATTCTCTAATGCATCCAGCCCAGTCCATGTTTTACCAGGATGTATCAGCATATGGTTTTTcacaactaaaaaaaaaaaattaattaattaaaaaacactGAACAGCATAAATCAAGAAGACGACGAAAAAATTGGACAGGAGcaaaagaaataccaaaacggACCATGAAGAAATTATGGGGGATGTGTCAAAAAATAAGCATCTTTGGGGGCTTTATTTTAGTAGTCAGCTGCAAAATGGATTTTACATGAACCTCAAACAAAAATTTCTCATTCTTTTACTTTTACCGCCCCTTCTTTTTGTattggaaaaatatatagttaTCCAATCAACTTTAATGTGAATTAAAAACCAAGAGTTCTGGATAAATTACCACATTTGTTACCGTAATCTGACAGCTCTTCGAGTTCAACAAAGGCTAGGATAGAAATCTGCTTGCATCTTATATGCCATTACATCCTCAATGACCATAACAGATTCACGTTCGGCTTCTGCCTCTTTCATGTCAGTGTTGCATCCCCAAACACGAACTGCAAGTCGACGACACTGCGAAGACGACGAACTGATATACGTTTTGTACCAGTCAATAACATCACTTTTCTTGATGGTTTTCAGCTCTTCAACTTCTTTCTCCATCATGTCAAACATGTACCTGAAGATGTGCCAGATTTTATTTCTCATGAAAAAATCGGGCAACTCTAGTATAATCCAGATAAAGATTTGCATTTGTCACTAGTGTGTAGATAAAAATTGGGCAACTCTAATATCACTACTGTGTAGAAGTTACAAGCATAAGCCACTTATCACTAACTTCTAGCTCATCAATAGTTCGTAAAAGACCATATGTCATAATTTCAGCAATTACATGTGAAGACATCAAAAAATAATAACTGCTCATTAAAGCaagtaaaaatagaaaatgaatGTGAAAGTGAATTCGCCAGATCTGGTGGAAGAACAGATCGCAGCTCACAGCTGTACAGCATAAAATTATCTTGACCGATCATGTAATAGCATAAACCTATATTGTATATGATGACAGTCACAGTAATTTTTGAATCATGTACAATTTCAATGACGTGTCTCTATATTGGATAGATTTCGGTGGTTTGACCAGGTCGACTTTGTAAAGACAGTTTCCAGAGTCACGTGGATGATGATTTAGTGACTAACTTGAACAATACTGACCATCTTCTACCTTAGAATAGAAATAATACCTTTTATCCACAACTTGACCCCAAAGATGGTTGGTTTCGTACTGAAGTGATGGCTCCTTCTCCAATTTCTTTGCTATCAATCCACTTTTGTAATTCTCGAAGGATTCATCATCAAGCTCCTCCTGAATgcgaaagaataaaaagaatcgGAAAGAAGAAAGGGTGCCTCGTAACAGTGAGCATTTTCTGGTTCTTTTTAAGTAACAATTAAAAGGGAATccgaacacgaagaacagaaaaCTTTTCCTTCAATGAATTTATCCAAAATAACCATTTTTTAAGCCCCTGGACTTctatacaatatatatatatacttctatATATATTTACAATGCTTATGCATTCGACAGCAATATTAACAATACTAAGTGCCACGGTAAAAAGTTCAAATTAAATTTCCTAAGAGTTGGCTGCATACCAGTAACTCCTGCAGGCTATCTATGAAGTTGTCAATTCTACCCTGCAAGTAAACTGGATTGTACTTGGAGGACTGAACAACGAAGCAAAATCCCAGCACACGGTACGTTACACGTGGGCTACATTGAACAGTGTACCCAAGCTGCTCTTTTGTCCtgcatcacacataatcaaataaagGATTATTTAAATCAAACAAGTCAAGTACTCATATTCCATTGCCAGTGAGAAATAAAAGATGTCAAGGTAGACAGATAGAGTACTAATGAGGTTTTATCAACCCTATCAACAACATCTGCAAGGAGTCGGGACTTATTAGGATTCAAAAGCAGATAAGCAATAGATAAATAACGTATAGGAAGCACAATCTAGTTGATTGCACTAAATAATTTTGCGGGTCATAAACAACAAACCAGCCGACTGCTGCAAGCACAAAAGGGCCTACCTTAGCTGATCAAAAAGCGGTTCCTCTATAATATCATCAAAAAGATCTGCAAGCGCTCTGAGTTTGGTAGCCTCTGTGCCAATGTCTTGCTCAATTTGAAAATAAAGCTGCAAGGAAAGGTCAATATGAAACATAAACAAAATCAATAAGGTTGTCCGAGACCCTGCATGTGTCTGATAAACAGAAAGAGGAAGACAGTCCACCATTTTGATTACCTCGGCAACAGAATTCACTTCCAGCTTATTCTTCACACGTACATCTCTAACAAGCTTCGAACCCGAGGGAAGACAAATAACACGTTCTGCATGCCTCGATTCCGATGGAAGTGGTTGTACCGGAAAGTGTCTTCTGAAGATTTCCGATATACTGATAGCTTCTTCCTCTGATAAATTACCGTGGCAAAGGCACTCGATATGCAACTGTTTcagtaaaagaaaaaacaaatgtaGTTAATCCAGCATCTGAAAATAAACTAACATGAGTTATACGTCATCCCTGACATAGAGAACTAAGCATATCTTACTAATATTCTAGCATGCCTATGCTGTGCATGATGCAAAAGTAccaggggtagttggttgaactTTTTAGATGATCAAACCAAGTGCCAAGTGGTATCTTGAAAGATGCAAAACACGTGGCCTAGTCTTTTAAGTTTGAGCTAGAACATCTGATATTAAGATAACCAGAAGTAGACAAAAATGAAATTGAGTTCATCCAATTAGTTCTGACTTTTGCGTGTTCCACAATTTAAATTTAGACCTATTGGAGGACAGGTCATGTGTAAGAGATGCCTGCATCGGTCATCACAGTAGCTTTGGTCAGAGGACAAGAAAGTAATTAGGTGAGCACTGACTAATGTACCTCAGAAAGAAGCTCCGGAATAAATGCCTTAAGATCACCAAGAGATAAGTCTGTCAGACAAGATAATTTGTCATCCACATCCCAGTAATCCTCTCGCAAGACTTGAAGTCTCAAATATGACGAATGATTTAATGGCTTCATATTTGTGTTTCTGAAAGATCTCTCCATCTCCTCTTTGATGACCTGTTATAATCAACAAGAGTTGTAACACAAATTACAAAGTGAGGGTAATTACTAACATTCAGCATCTTTAAGTATCTCTTGGTGAAGAGGCAGAAAGATAGAGATATCGCCTAGTATTCCAATTTCTTTTATACAATGAGTGGTCTTGGCTTGATTATAGTCTAATTCTTAGCTTTATATACTTATGATTCTTAATATTCgatattcaacaattcaacacTGCTTCCCATTAGGTCAGGATGAGATTAATCAGATATTGTTAGCCAGACTCATTTGACATATTTGCAACCCATAGACAAGGTTGGCAGCATATTATTACACTAGACTTTGTAATATTTTCACAACTAGAACAAGTACAAGAGAATAAAAATAAGTATATAACGCTTGATCCAACTACCATTACCATACCTTAAAACGGTCATCATTCGGCATAAAAGATTTTGTTATGGTTAGTATTTTAGACAACAAAACTTGAAGCTTGTCGTTGAAACCATAGACCTTCAGCTCAAGCTTATCTCCGACGATAGACAACGAGGTATCCAATTTCGCAACACCAGCCTACACATACGAGAttaaaaattcataaaatctaTGCTCGTAAATCAAGAACCAACAGCGCTGACAAACGATGACAAATATAACAAGGAAGTATCTTCGAAGAACAGATTAGAGGCTCTTCATAAAAACAATCATAATCATTACCTGATACAAAATCTCATTGAGCTCATCTTTCAGAAGGTTTACGAACAACTCAGTCTGAACACAACTTTTAACATTGCTGTATGCTCCCTTCACAGTTATAAGGAAATATGCATTTGCACGAGGAACTTTAAAGGTTTGATCAAGCTTATACCAGAACTTCATCAATGGTTGATCAAGTACACATTTCGGGAGGCACACATTCACATCATTATTAGGATTAGGACTGCGGATGGAAAAATCACATGGAATGAACTCATTTCTAAATGGTATGTGCAAAGATGGATCAATCCGAGGAGATTCCCTCCAAAGCTCCAAAAGTGATGGTGAAATATCTTCGTCAATATATTTTGATCCAAACCATGGTTCACATTTAATATCTGAAATATTCAGAGAAAACTTAAGTTAActgcaaaaatattttaaaattacAATACTCAAATTTCTGTGATTCAATTAATTTGAGAGAAGTAAAGTTATTGCTAAATAAaactgtcaaaaaaaaaaaaaaagttatttcaTTCTGGCGAGTAAACAAGAGGCCTCTAGGAACAAACCCAAGCAGGGTATGATGTTTCTTGGTTTTACGTATTTGGACTGTTAGGCATGAGTTTCTGGTGTTGTATTGGGTTATATTACTAGATCTTTGGAATTACATGTAAGGATTATGAAAACCATAAAAAGCACCCCAAATTCAACTAGCCTATATATTATTGCCACATAGGGATAGATATAGGTATCCAAGAATAGTATGTAACTCCTAAGCAAAGGGATCAGGAAAACTATCATATTCCAGTCCCACTTATTTGAGTGACAAGCGACAGACGAAgacaggaaccaatttattgtATAGGTTGGGATCCCGAGTAACATCCAAAACTGCAATGCTGCTTATAAGAGTACAGAAGAAACATAGAATCTATACCATGTCACCCTAGAATATATATTCTTTCCACACGTCATACTTCCAAATAAAAACATAACACGGCACTCTCACAATGTACATCTAGTGGGGCTTTTAGAGTAGCAATATATCTTATATGAACTACTATGAACATAAGGAAAATAGGATACTCTGCAATAATCAACTGAAGTTGCACAAAATTACCTTTTGACTGCAAATCAAAAGACTTCGACAAAATGTCAACCCTCATGTTTTCTGGAGtaaaaaaactcaaaacatgtttaATCAAATTATTATCCCAGACTTCATATGCATAATCCCCATATATGATGTGTTCATCTGAGTAGCGAAGCAAATTTTCTGCAAGCTCTGCAGCATAATCATCCTGTGGTTGCTCCTCTGCAAATCTAAATTCCAAATTTCCAATATCTTGGAGTTCCTTGAATATCCACTGCTGAGTCTCAGCTTGACCCAATAATTTAAGGTACTGATAAACAACTCCAATAACCTCAAACACCTGCCAAAGCATTATGTTAAAACATACAGATGAAAAACTTAACAAGAACAGGAATTAACCAAACAAAAGCGACAAAAAAATGTTGAAAGGAACATTTGAAGCTTTTTCTTACAAAAAGAACCATAGGTAATACCTTCTCCAAGCCAGAATCAGTTAGGTATACAGACATGTTAAAGATATAAGCTATAGAGGACCGATACATCCCATCATCGCCAACACCAGCAGATAAAGAAGTTGCATATCCTTTAGCTTTTAGAAAATAGAGCAAGCTTCCCTTTCCCTCTGATAGTCAAATTTCACTTTGTTTATTTAGTAGATACAACGTATACAAATGACTATATGAGCAACATCATGAAACACAATTCTAATATCTTACAGGTTCTTTTCCTAAGGTACCAATACATATGCTGACAAAACTAAGGTATACTAAATATACAAAAAATTCTGAAAAGTAACTTTATCTACAATTCTATGATTAATCTTCTATCCTTAATTGCTGTTTGCATGTAATCCAGGGACTAGTACTGTAATCCAGGGACTAGTACTAATGTGTTATCCCATATGTATCACTTAACAAGACTAAATTAAGCATTGACGCCATATCCCAAATACGATTTCTCTCTCAAAGAAGCAGATGAAGCAGCAGAATACCAATATCTTATGGTAATTAAAATGAGAAGTTATATCcacacaaagaaaaaaagaaaaacacagtgaagaaacccttaatattgatatataTGGAGGACAACGAACTCTGCAAAGGGCAGTAACTATAAACTAAAATAACACTTCAACAGAAGATAAGCTCGTAACTCGAAGACTTTATTTACAAAATAACCGAAAAATTATGTGTTAAAGCTAAGAAGACCATCAAGCTTATGTAATAACACAGGTAATGGCATTACCAAGATCCTTAGGAAGCTAAGAAGATCATCAAGCTTAGGGTAACCGACATAACAAAAGGTGCACAGTTTCGAGTTTTCCCAGCAAAAAACTATCAGGATGTGAAACAGCTTACCATGGCCGAGGAGATGAGCTAAGTaatcctctggtttcttcagatATTCTTTGCGAAGACATGGCAGTGTCCAGGTTAGATTGAGATTATGAAGATCTTTAACTGCCTGTAACCTGTATATTTTACCAGCTTTCCAAATAGGCAACTGACTTTCAATTTTTATACTTGACTGACTTCCTTCTTTGACATCACTGAAGAGTTCCTCCACCCATTCCTGAAGTACGTCAAGAGACTCTGCAGCAGTTTTTACAATACCAACTATTACAATGAATTACATATAAATCATTAATTGCATTTTTCTAAACGAAAAGTGATAACTAGTCCTTTAATTAGTACTTGGCATAATGGTAATCAAAATCACTGGAAAGTTTTGCCTGCAGTATGGATTCTATTTTAGACGAACCTCACAAAAAATTCTGCCTCTACCTCTCGTGGAACCTCTTGGTATTCTATTTTACAAAAGTAGGTATATTCTTCCAAATCCAaattaaaaataaggaaaattcAGTTCTCAA
This portion of the Papaver somniferum cultivar HN1 chromosome 11, ASM357369v1, whole genome shotgun sequence genome encodes:
- the LOC113322082 gene encoding nardilysin-like; translated protein: MVSDKSKCLDDVVIKAPTDKRLYRIVYLPNGLQALLIHDPEIFPEGPPDPSKTLENDNAEEEEEEDDEEEEDEDDDDEEEDGEDDEEEDDEEEEELNEKRTGVPPTKKAAAAMSVGMGSFSDPSEAQGLAHFLEHMLFMGSAEFPDENEYDSYISKHGGSTNAYTETEHTCYHFEVKREFLKGALRRFSQFFVSPLVKAESMEREVLAVDSEFNQVLQNDHCRLQQLQCHTSASGHAFNKFFWGNKKSLADAVEKGVNLREQILEFYREYYHGGLMKLVVIGGESLDVLQEWVEELFSDVKEGSQSSIKIESQLPIWKAGKIYRLQAVKDLHNLNLTWTLPCLRKEYLKKPEDYLAHLLGHEGKGSLLYFLKAKGYATSLSAGVGDDGMYRSSIAYIFNMSVYLTDSGLEKVFEVIGVVYQYLKLLGQAETQQWIFKELQDIGNLEFRFAEEQPQDDYAAELAENLLRYSDEHIIYGDYAYEVWDNNLIKHVLSFFTPENMRVDILSKSFDLQSKDIKCEPWFGSKYIDEDISPSLLELWRESPRIDPSLHIPFRNEFIPCDFSIRSPNPNNDVNVCLPKCVLDQPLMKFWYKLDQTFKVPRANAYFLITVKGAYSNVKSCVQTELFVNLLKDELNEILYQAGVAKLDTSLSIVGDKLELKVYGFNDKLQVLLSKILTITKSFMPNDDRFKVIKEEMERSFRNTNMKPLNHSSYLRLQVLREDYWDVDDKLSCLTDLSLGDLKAFIPELLSELHIECLCHGNLSEEEAISISEIFRRHFPVQPLPSESRHAERVICLPSGSKLVRDVRVKNKLEVNSVAELYFQIEQDIGTEATKLRALADLFDDIIEEPLFDQLRTKEQLGYTVQCSPRVTYRVLGFCFVVQSSKYNPVYLQGRIDNFIDSLQELLEELDDESFENYKSGLIAKKLEKEPSLQYETNHLWGQVVDKRYMFDMMEKEVEELKTIKKSDVIDWYKTYISSSSSQCRRLAVRVWGCNTDMKEAEAERESVMVIEDVMAYKMQADFYPSLC